A stretch of Saccharomyces cerevisiae S288C chromosome IV, complete sequence DNA encodes these proteins:
- the SEC26 gene encoding coatomer subunit beta (Essential beta-coat protein of the COPI coatomer; involved in ER-to-Golgi protein trafficking and maintenance of normal ER morphology; shares 43% sequence identity with mammalian beta-coat protein (beta-COP)) — protein MTSLSSQPAYTLVFDPSPSMETYSSTDFQKALEKGSDEQKIDTMKSILVTMLEGNPMPELLMHIIRFVMPSKNKELKKLLYFYWEIVPKLAEDGKLRHEMILVCNAIQHDLQHPNEYIRGNTLRFLTKLREAELLEQMVPSVLACLEYRHAYVRKYAILAVFSIFKVSEHLLPDAKEIINSFIVAETDPICKRNAFIGLAELDRENALHYLENNIADIENLDPLLQAVFVQFIRQDANRTPALKAQYIELLMELLSTTTSDEVIFETALALTVLSANPNVLVPAVNKLIDLAVKVSDNNIKLIVLDRIQDINANNVGALEELTLDILRVLNAEDLDVRSKALDISMDLATSRNAEDVVQLLKKELQTTVNNPDQDKAMQYRQLLIKTIRTVAVNFVEMAASVVSLLLDFIGDLNSVAASGIIAFIKEVIEKYPQLRANILENMVQTLDKVRSAKAYRGALWIMGEYAEGESEIQHCWKHIRNSVGEVPILQSEIKKLTQNQEHTEENEVDATAKPTGPVILPDGTYATESAFDVKTSQKSVTDEERDSRPPIRRFVLSGDFYTAAILANTIIKLVLKFENVSKNKTVINALKAEALLILVSIVRVGQSSLVEKKIDEDSLERVMTSISILLDEVNPEEKKEEVKLLEVAFLDTTKSSFKRQIEIAKKNKHKRALKDSCKNIEPIDTPISFRQFAGVDSTNVQKDSIEEDLQLAMKGDAIHATSSSSISKLKKIVPLCGFSDPVYAEACITNNQFDVVLDVLLVNQTKETLKNLHVQFATLGDLKIIDTPQKTNVIPHGFHKFTVTVKVSSADTGVIFGNIIYDGAHGEDARYVILNDVHVDIMDYIKPATADDEHFRTMWNAFEWENKISVKSQLPTLHAYLRELVKGTNMGILTPSESLGEDDCRFLSCNLYAKSSFGEDALANLCIEKDSKTNDVIGYVRIRSKGQGLALSLGDRVALIAKKTNKLALTHV, from the coding sequence ATGACTTCACTTTCTTCACAGCCAGCGTACACGTTGGTTTTCGATCCTTCTCCGAGTATGGAGACTTACTCGAGTACCGATTTTCAGAAAGCTCTTGAAAAGGGATctgatgaacaaaaaattgacaCGATGAAATCAATTTTAGTTACAATGCTGGAAGGAAATCCAATGCCTGAATTGTTGATGCACATAATAAGATTTGTCATGCCTTCTAAAAATAAGGAATTAAAAAAGCTTTTGTACTTCTACTGGGAAATTGTTCCCAAACTAGCTGAAGATGGAAAATTGAGACATGAAATGATTCTTGTCTGTAATGCCATTCAACACGATTTGCAACATCCTAATGAATATATTAGAGGTAACACATTAAGGTTTTTAACGAAATTGAGAGAGGCCGAACTCTTAGAACAGATGGTTCCCTCTGTCTTAGCGTGCTTGGAATACCGTCATGCATATGTTCGTAAGTATGCAATCCTAGCAGTTTTCTCCATTTTCAAGGTCAGCGAACATTTACTTCCCGATGCTAAAGAAATCATCAATTCGTTCATAGTAGCTGAAACTGATCCAATATGTAAAAGAAATGCATTTATTGGGTTAGCTGAATTAGATCGTGAAAATGCCTTACACTATTTAGAGAACAATATTGCTGATATAGAAAACCTAGACCCTTTATTACAAGCTGTCTTTGTTCAATTTATCAGACAAGATGCAAACAGGACCCCTGCTTTGAAAGCCCAATATATCGAATTATTGATGGAACTGCTTTCGACCACGACTTCCGATGAAGTCATCTTCGAGACCGCATTAGCCCTAACTGTGTTGTCTGCCAATCCAAATGTCTTGGTTCCTGCGGTTAACAAATTGATTGACTTGGCCGTCAAGGTTTCTGATAATAACATTAAGTTAATTGTTCTAGACCGTATTCAAGACATCAATGCTAATAACGTAGGTGCTTTGGAAGAGTTAACCCTGGATATTTTGAGAGTCTTGAATGCAGAAGATTTAGACGTTCGTTCAAAGGCGCTTGATATTTCAATGGACTTGGCCACATCCAGAAATGCTGAAGATGTTGTTcagcttttgaagaaagagcTGCAAACAACCGTAAATAACCCAGATCAAGACAAGGCAATGCAGTACAGACAATTGTTAATAAAAACTATTCGTACCGTGGCTGTAAACTTTGTAGAAATGGCAGCAAGTGTTGTTTCGCTATTATTAGATTTCATCGGTGATTTAAACTCGGTTGCCGCCAGTGGTATCATTGCCTTTATCAAAGAAGTGATCGAAAAATACCCACAACTTAGAGCCAATATCCTTGAAAACATGGTTCAAACGCTAGACAAAGTGAGATCTGCTAAAGCTTACCGCGGTGCATTATGGATTATGGGTGAGTATGCTGAAGGAGAAAGTGAGATACAACATTGTTGGAAGCACATTCGTAACAGCGTAGGTGAAGTTCCTATCCTTCAAtcagaaatcaaaaagttAACACAAAACCAAGAACACACCGAAGAAAATGAGGTTGACGCTACCGCCAAGCCAACTGGTCCAGTTATTCTACCAGACGGTACGTATGCCACTGAAAGCGCTTTCGATGTGAAGACTTCTCAAAAGTCAGTTACCGATGAAGAACGTGATTCTAGACCTCCAATTCGCCGGTTTGTTTTAAGTGGTGATTTCTACACAGCTGCCATTCTGGCCAACACCATCATTAAACTTGTTTTAAAATTCGAAAACGTTTCCAAGAACAAAACTGTCATCAATGCTCTAAAGGCGGAAGCTTTACTAATTTTAGTTAGTATTGTAAGAGTGGGTCAAAGCTCTTTGgtggagaaaaaaattgatgaagattCTTTAGAGAGAGTTATGACATCTATTTCTATTTTATTGGATGAAGTTAATCCtgaggaaaagaaggaagaagtTAAACTTCTGGAGGTTGCATTCCTGGACACCACCAAATCCTCATTCAAGAGacaaattgaaattgcaaagaagaacaagcATAAGAGAGCATTAAAAGACAGTTGCAAAAACATCGAACCAATTGATACGCCGATTTCTTTCAGGCAATTTGCTGGTGTGGATTCTACTAATGTGCAAAAAGATAgtattgaagaagatttacAACTGGCAATGAAAGGAGATGCAATCCACGCTACTAGCAGCTCTAGTATTTCGAAGCTGAAGAAGATAGTACCTTTATGTGGCTTTTCTGATCCAGTTTACGCCGAGGCTTGTATTACAAACAATCAATTTGACGTCGTATTAgatgttcttcttgttaATCAAACGAAAGAAACATTGAAAAACCTACATGTGCAATTTGCAACTCTTGGTGATTTGAAGATTATTGACACACCACAGAAGACCAACGTGATTCCTCATGGCTTCCACAAATTCACTGTTACTGTCAAAGTTTCCTCTGCTGACACAGGTGTCATTTTCGgtaatattatttatgaTGGTGCGCATGGTGAAGATGCTCGTTATGTTATTTTAAACGACGTTCATGTTGACATTATGGATTATATCAAACCAGCCACTGCTGACGATGAACATTTCCGTACCATGTGGAATGCATTTGAGTGGGAGAACAAAATATCGGTCAAATCACAACTACCAACATTGCATGCTTATTTGAGAGAACTGGTCAAGGGAACTAATATGGGTATTCTAACACCATCAGAGTCGTTGGGAGAAGATGATTGTAGGTTCTTAAGTTGTAATCTGTATGCGAAGTCGTCCTTTGGTGAAGATGCCCTAGCCAACTTGTGTATCGAAAAGGATTCCAAAACCAATGATGTCATAGGTTATGTTCGTATCCGATCAAAGGGACAAGGTTTGGCTCTGTCCCTAGGTGACAGAGTGGCATTGATTGCTAAGAAGACCAATAAACTTGCTCTCACTCATGTTTGA